Proteins encoded within one genomic window of Triticum aestivum cultivar Chinese Spring chromosome 2D, IWGSC CS RefSeq v2.1, whole genome shotgun sequence:
- the LOC123051880 gene encoding B3 domain-containing protein Os01g0234100 isoform X1: MAIDQSLKRKRGRPAGGGGGSPSANKSQRDKMVMEQKMALVHQRLALLDSESDKDADVVPTATMQDDKLAAVVVDQQPVVINFGDTDDEDEYVPLRIVRPRRLDSEKEKLLDVSQTHNAQGTDTAKKKRGRLVKAQSNMEQKLKLSTPRLALVESGCSNSSKSDIDEDHVPMVAAVNCKKTCSSVQGNFGSAMERAEEVLVKLPAEHPSFVKHMLHSHVVQGFWLGLPSGFCNKHLPKQDATIVLEDEDGHNYDAKYLGAKQGLSGGWRGFAINHDIKVGDVVVFQLVRSAKFKVYILRANNFTTTDGALGLLCLEAGKENILKEEGSNDVKSKENPKVQNDSSNPASESMKEGIRFSDTAIDFDDVKNFSNFNIIVDGLVIDCKFPDHLRKTYYELCCAQESFLHKDLLKQINLTLAVGVIMETTNIAEGIRACEARASSHEDFVVWKKTLEAFELLGMNVKFLLKRIDGLLSLSARPRDPAEHEGYKEMKLERAHAGAKMKELESRMSSVKDTLKKMDVEMEEMLRRLATAPW, from the exons ATGGCGATCGATCAATCCCTTAAG AGGAAGAGAGGGAggccagcaggaggaggaggaggttccccGTCTGCCAACAAGAGCCAGCGAGATAAGATGGTCATGGAGCAGAAGATGGCGCTGGTGCATCAAAGGCTCGCCTTGCTTGACAGCGAGAGCGACAAGGATGCTGATGTTGTGCCGACGGCCACAATG CAGGATGATAagcttgctgctgttgttgttgatcAACAGCCTGTTGTTATTAATTTCGGCGATACAGATGACGAGGATGAATATGTTCCTTTGAGA ATTGTGCGGCCACGGAGGTTGGACAGTGAAAAAGAAAAGCTGCTTGATGTTTCTCAAACACACAATGCTCAGGGTACTGACACCGCTAAA AAGAAAAGAGGGAGGCTTGTCAAGGCCCAGAGCAACATGGAGCAGAAGTTGAAATTGTCAACGCCAAGGCTTGCCTTGGTTGAGAGCGGCTGCAGTAACAGCAGCAAGAGCGACATAGATGAAGATCATGTGCCGATG GTAGCTGCCGTTAATTGCAAAAAGACATGTTCAAG CGTTCAGGGTAACTTTGGGTCTGCTATGGAGAGAGCTGAGGAGGTACTGGTGAAGTTACCAGCCGAACATCCTAGCTTTGTCAAGCATATGCTACATTCACATGTTGTTCAGGGTTTCTGGCTG GGTCTACCGTCTGGCTTCTGCAACAAACATCTCCCAAAGCAGGACGCTACTATTGTGCTAGAGGATGAGGATGGGCATAATTATGATGCAAAATATCTAGGTGCCAAGCAAGGACTTAGTGGTGGTTGGAGAGGTTTTGCGATTAATCATGATATTAAGGTCGGAGATGTTGTAGTCTTTCAACTTGTCAGGTCAGCAAAGTTTAAG GTGTATATATTGAGAGCGAACAACTTCACTACAACTGATGGAGCACTTGGTCTCCTGTGTTTGGAAGCAGGAAAGGAGAATATATTGA AGGAAGAAGGTTCCAATGATGTCAAATCAAAGGAGAATCCAAAGGTTCAGAATGATAGCAGTAACCCAGCCAGTGAATCAATGAAAGAAGGCATCAGATTTTCAGACACAGCCATCGATTTCGATGATGTGAAAAATTTCAGCAACTTCAACATCATCGTAGATGGTCTGGTCATCGACTGCAAGTTTCCTGACCACCTACGCAAGACATACTACGAGCTGTGCTGTGCCCAGGAGTCGTTCCTTCACAAGGATCTGCTTAAGCAGATAAACCTCACACTCGCAGTGGGAGTGATCATGGAGACTACCAACATCGCGGAGGGTATCAGGGCCTGCGAGGCACGCGCTTCTTCCCACGAGGACTTTGTGGTCTGGAAGAAGACCTTGGAGGCCTTTGAGCTCCTGGGCATGAATGTCAAGTTCCTGCTCAAACGCATCGATGGTCTCCTCAGCCTTTCTGCTCGACCAAGAGACCCTGCTGAGCATGAAGGGTACAAAGAGATGAAACTGGAGCGGGCACATGCCGGAGCGAAAATGAAGGAGCTCGAGTCCAGGATGTCAAGTGTGAAGGACACTctgaagaagatggacgtggaaaTGGAGGAGATGCTGCGGCGGTTAGCAACCGCACCATGGTAG
- the LOC123051880 gene encoding B3 domain-containing protein Os01g0234100 isoform X2 — protein MAIDQSLKRKRGRPAGGGGGSPSANKSQRDKMVMEQKMALVHQRLALLDSESDKDADVVPTATMDDKLAAVVVDQQPVVINFGDTDDEDEYVPLRIVRPRRLDSEKEKLLDVSQTHNAQGTDTAKKKRGRLVKAQSNMEQKLKLSTPRLALVESGCSNSSKSDIDEDHVPMVAAVNCKKTCSSVQGNFGSAMERAEEVLVKLPAEHPSFVKHMLHSHVVQGFWLGLPSGFCNKHLPKQDATIVLEDEDGHNYDAKYLGAKQGLSGGWRGFAINHDIKVGDVVVFQLVRSAKFKVYILRANNFTTTDGALGLLCLEAGKENILKEEGSNDVKSKENPKVQNDSSNPASESMKEGIRFSDTAIDFDDVKNFSNFNIIVDGLVIDCKFPDHLRKTYYELCCAQESFLHKDLLKQINLTLAVGVIMETTNIAEGIRACEARASSHEDFVVWKKTLEAFELLGMNVKFLLKRIDGLLSLSARPRDPAEHEGYKEMKLERAHAGAKMKELESRMSSVKDTLKKMDVEMEEMLRRLATAPW, from the exons ATGGCGATCGATCAATCCCTTAAG AGGAAGAGAGGGAggccagcaggaggaggaggaggttccccGTCTGCCAACAAGAGCCAGCGAGATAAGATGGTCATGGAGCAGAAGATGGCGCTGGTGCATCAAAGGCTCGCCTTGCTTGACAGCGAGAGCGACAAGGATGCTGATGTTGTGCCGACGGCCACAATG GATGATAagcttgctgctgttgttgttgatcAACAGCCTGTTGTTATTAATTTCGGCGATACAGATGACGAGGATGAATATGTTCCTTTGAGA ATTGTGCGGCCACGGAGGTTGGACAGTGAAAAAGAAAAGCTGCTTGATGTTTCTCAAACACACAATGCTCAGGGTACTGACACCGCTAAA AAGAAAAGAGGGAGGCTTGTCAAGGCCCAGAGCAACATGGAGCAGAAGTTGAAATTGTCAACGCCAAGGCTTGCCTTGGTTGAGAGCGGCTGCAGTAACAGCAGCAAGAGCGACATAGATGAAGATCATGTGCCGATG GTAGCTGCCGTTAATTGCAAAAAGACATGTTCAAG CGTTCAGGGTAACTTTGGGTCTGCTATGGAGAGAGCTGAGGAGGTACTGGTGAAGTTACCAGCCGAACATCCTAGCTTTGTCAAGCATATGCTACATTCACATGTTGTTCAGGGTTTCTGGCTG GGTCTACCGTCTGGCTTCTGCAACAAACATCTCCCAAAGCAGGACGCTACTATTGTGCTAGAGGATGAGGATGGGCATAATTATGATGCAAAATATCTAGGTGCCAAGCAAGGACTTAGTGGTGGTTGGAGAGGTTTTGCGATTAATCATGATATTAAGGTCGGAGATGTTGTAGTCTTTCAACTTGTCAGGTCAGCAAAGTTTAAG GTGTATATATTGAGAGCGAACAACTTCACTACAACTGATGGAGCACTTGGTCTCCTGTGTTTGGAAGCAGGAAAGGAGAATATATTGA AGGAAGAAGGTTCCAATGATGTCAAATCAAAGGAGAATCCAAAGGTTCAGAATGATAGCAGTAACCCAGCCAGTGAATCAATGAAAGAAGGCATCAGATTTTCAGACACAGCCATCGATTTCGATGATGTGAAAAATTTCAGCAACTTCAACATCATCGTAGATGGTCTGGTCATCGACTGCAAGTTTCCTGACCACCTACGCAAGACATACTACGAGCTGTGCTGTGCCCAGGAGTCGTTCCTTCACAAGGATCTGCTTAAGCAGATAAACCTCACACTCGCAGTGGGAGTGATCATGGAGACTACCAACATCGCGGAGGGTATCAGGGCCTGCGAGGCACGCGCTTCTTCCCACGAGGACTTTGTGGTCTGGAAGAAGACCTTGGAGGCCTTTGAGCTCCTGGGCATGAATGTCAAGTTCCTGCTCAAACGCATCGATGGTCTCCTCAGCCTTTCTGCTCGACCAAGAGACCCTGCTGAGCATGAAGGGTACAAAGAGATGAAACTGGAGCGGGCACATGCCGGAGCGAAAATGAAGGAGCTCGAGTCCAGGATGTCAAGTGTGAAGGACACTctgaagaagatggacgtggaaaTGGAGGAGATGCTGCGGCGGTTAGCAACCGCACCATGGTAG